From Veillonella dispar, one genomic window encodes:
- a CDS encoding diol dehydratase small subunit, producing the protein MANELEALIRQIVSEIDGAKGNTTQYSAPHTSSTPNTAVVDRVVTIEDYPISKKHPEWINLGQGRDLSHITMDNVMAGHITMDDLKISPSILKAQGQIAKAGGRDQIELNFSRAAEMTKVSDKRLLEMYNALRPYRSSKQELLDIASELDGLGAPICANFVREAAENYERRKKLKGDN; encoded by the coding sequence ATGGCTAACGAATTAGAAGCCTTAATTCGGCAGATCGTATCTGAAATAGATGGGGCAAAGGGAAATACTACACAATACTCTGCGCCTCATACATCATCTACACCTAATACAGCAGTTGTAGATAGAGTGGTTACCATCGAAGATTATCCAATTTCTAAAAAACACCCAGAATGGATTAATCTTGGTCAAGGTCGAGACTTGAGCCACATTACGATGGATAACGTAATGGCCGGTCATATCACAATGGACGATTTAAAAATTTCTCCATCCATTTTGAAAGCTCAAGGTCAAATTGCTAAGGCTGGGGGCCGAGATCAAATTGAACTCAACTTCTCTCGTGCTGCAGAAATGACAAAGGTAAGTGATAAACGCTTACTTGAAATGTACAACGCACTTCGTCCATATCGTTCTTCCAAACAAGAATTATTAGATATTGCTAGCGAACTTGATGGTTTAGGGGCTCCGATTTGTGCAAACTTTGTACGAGAAGCTGCAGAAAACTACGAACGTCGTAAAAAACTCAAAGGTGATAATTAA
- a CDS encoding propanediol/glycerol family dehydratase medium subunit, which produces MMAEINRDVLRSIILDVLQEMGGVHEAPQFKASVGESTTSSAAPRHEDPTGDDSWLQTGGPAQPGTSADEVVIAVGPAFGRSQRQTIVGVPHQEVIRQLVAGIEEEGLKARVIRVYRSSDVAAVAVEGDSISGSGVCIGIQSKGTTLIHQRDLQPLSNLELFPQAPLLTAETYRAIGKNAAKYAKGESPTPVPTLNDQMARPKYQALSALLHIKETKHVVKGKPADEVRVTV; this is translated from the coding sequence ATGATGGCTGAAATTAACAGAGATGTATTACGTTCTATTATCCTAGACGTTTTACAAGAAATGGGTGGTGTTCATGAGGCACCACAATTCAAGGCTAGTGTTGGTGAAAGCACAACATCAAGTGCGGCTCCTAGACATGAAGATCCAACTGGTGACGATAGCTGGCTCCAAACTGGGGGTCCTGCACAACCTGGTACAAGCGCAGATGAAGTAGTTATTGCTGTTGGCCCTGCCTTTGGTCGTAGTCAACGACAAACTATCGTTGGTGTACCGCATCAAGAAGTGATTCGCCAATTAGTAGCTGGTATCGAAGAAGAAGGTTTAAAAGCTCGTGTGATTCGCGTATATCGTTCCTCTGACGTAGCGGCCGTAGCTGTTGAAGGCGATTCTATTTCTGGATCTGGTGTATGTATCGGTATTCAATCTAAAGGTACTACTTTGATTCACCAACGCGATTTACAACCACTTTCAAATTTGGAATTATTCCCTCAAGCACCGCTATTAACAGCTGAAACATACCGTGCTATCGGTAAAAATGCTGCTAAATACGCTAAGGGCGAATCCCCAACACCAGTACCAACATTGAACGATCAAATGGCTCGTCCAAAATACCAAGCACTATCTGCATTGCTTCATATCAAGGAAACTAAGCATGTAGTAAAAGGTAAGCCAGCTGATGAAGTTCGTGTCACTGTATAA
- a CDS encoding propanediol/glycerol family dehydratase large subunit, with product MKSKRFEVLSQRPVNQDGYVKEWVEEGFIAMESPQDPKPSLKIEGGRIVELDGKRREDFDLIDTFIANYGIVLDGAQQAMAMDSKEIANMMLTPSVPREEIVKICKSITPAKMLEVVSCMNVVEMMQCMQKMRARRTMANQAHVTNVNDNPVQIAADAAEGALRGFAEEETTVAVARYAPLNAISLLVGSQCGRPGVLTQCSLEEATELELGMRGFTAYAETISVYGTEDVFTDGDDTPWSKGFLASAYASRGLKMRFTSGTGSEVQMGQAEGKSMLYLEIRCLYITKGAGVQGIQNGSVSCIGIPAAVPSGIRAVLAENLVAAMLDLECASSNDQTFSHSDLRRTARTLMQFAPGTDFICSGYSSTPNYDNMFAGSNWDAEDYDDWTVIQRDLKVNGGLIPVREEEVVAVRNKAARALQALFKALGLPPITDQEVEAATYANGSKDMPPRDKVADIKAAQDLLNRGVTGVDFVKGLAKEGHTDVAQSILNLLKQKISGDYLQTSAIFDRDFNVISAINNRNDYQGAGTGYRVEGEDWERIKNIPNAIDPRDI from the coding sequence ATGAAATCAAAACGTTTCGAAGTCTTAAGTCAACGTCCTGTTAATCAGGATGGTTATGTAAAGGAATGGGTAGAGGAAGGTTTTATAGCCATGGAATCTCCTCAAGATCCAAAGCCTAGCCTCAAAATCGAAGGCGGTCGCATCGTTGAACTCGATGGTAAACGCCGTGAAGATTTTGATCTTATCGATACATTTATTGCGAACTACGGTATCGTTCTCGATGGTGCTCAACAAGCGATGGCAATGGACTCAAAAGAGATTGCTAATATGATGCTTACACCATCAGTGCCTCGTGAAGAAATCGTTAAGATTTGTAAATCTATTACCCCAGCGAAAATGCTGGAAGTTGTTTCTTGCATGAACGTTGTTGAAATGATGCAATGTATGCAAAAAATGCGTGCTCGTCGTACAATGGCTAACCAAGCCCATGTAACGAACGTAAACGACAACCCAGTACAAATCGCAGCGGATGCTGCAGAAGGTGCGCTTCGTGGGTTCGCAGAAGAAGAAACAACAGTTGCAGTTGCTCGTTATGCACCACTTAATGCGATCAGCTTACTTGTAGGTTCTCAATGTGGTCGACCAGGCGTATTGACTCAATGCTCCTTGGAAGAAGCAACAGAATTGGAACTTGGTATGCGTGGCTTCACAGCTTATGCAGAAACTATTTCTGTATATGGTACAGAAGATGTATTTACTGATGGTGATGATACACCTTGGTCTAAAGGCTTCCTCGCATCTGCTTATGCATCTCGTGGCCTTAAAATGCGCTTTACTTCTGGTACAGGTTCTGAAGTACAAATGGGCCAAGCAGAAGGTAAATCTATGTTGTACCTTGAAATCCGTTGCCTATACATCACAAAAGGCGCTGGCGTACAAGGTATCCAAAATGGTTCTGTAAGCTGTATCGGTATTCCAGCAGCCGTACCTTCTGGTATCCGTGCTGTATTAGCAGAAAACCTTGTAGCAGCTATGCTCGACCTTGAATGTGCATCTAGTAATGACCAAACATTCAGTCACTCCGACTTGCGTAGAACAGCTCGTACATTGATGCAATTTGCACCAGGCACTGACTTCATCTGCTCTGGTTATAGTTCTACACCAAACTATGACAACATGTTTGCTGGCTCCAACTGGGATGCAGAGGACTATGATGACTGGACAGTTATCCAACGTGACCTCAAGGTAAATGGCGGTCTTATCCCTGTTCGCGAAGAAGAAGTAGTAGCGGTTCGTAATAAAGCGGCTCGTGCACTACAAGCTTTGTTCAAAGCCTTAGGTTTGCCTCCGATTACAGATCAAGAGGTAGAGGCTGCTACCTATGCGAATGGCTCTAAAGACATGCCTCCTCGCGATAAGGTTGCAGATATTAAAGCGGCTCAAGACTTGTTAAACCGCGGTGTTACAGGCGTTGACTTTGTAAAAGGCTTAGCTAAAGAAGGTCATACTGATGTAGCACAAAGTATTTTGAATCTATTAAAACAAAAAATCTCCGGCGATTACTTACAAACATCGGCCATCTTTGACCGTGATTTCAATGTTATCTCCGCGATTAACAATAGAAATGACTATCAAGGTGCTGGCACAGGTTATCGTGTGGAAGGTGAAGATTGGGAACGCATTAAAAATATTCCAAACGCCATTGATCCACGGGATATATAA